AGCCGCGACGCCTGCGCACTCAGGGCGTCCGCGAGGTCGAGGCTGGTCCAGTCGGGCGCGACCGGCAGCGCTTCCTGCAGCAGGACCGGGCCGGTGTCCATACCCTCGTCGGTCTGCATGATGGTGGTGCCCGTCACCGCCTCGCCGTTGATCAGCGCCCACTGGATCGGCGCGGAGCCCCGGTACGCGGGCAGCAGGCTGGTGTGCGTGTTCAGGAACCCGTAGCGGGGAATGTTCAGCACGCTCAGAGGCAGGATCTTCCCGTACGCGCAGGTAACGGCCACGTCCGCGCCGGACTCGCGCAGCGTCGCCTCGAACGCCGCGTTCCCTCGAAGTTTCCTGGGCTGCGCGAGGGGCAGGCCCAGTTCGGCCGCGCGGGCCGCGACGGGCGGGGGCGTCAGCTTCAGGCCGCGCCCCACCGGCTTGTCCGGTTGCGCGACGACCAGCACCACCTCGAACCGCTCGCGGATCGCGTCCAGCACCGGCAGCGCGAACGCGGGCGACCCGAAGAACGCCACGCGCGGCCCGCCGCCGGTCAAAGGCCCGCCTTGCGCTGCCGCTCGTGCGCGGCCAGATCGTTCAGGAACGTGCGGGACTTCTGCTGGATCGCCAGCAGCTCCTTGCGGTAGTCCTCGGTCACCTCGGCCGGCAGGCGGTCCAGGAACAGCACGCCGT
This region of Deinococcus sp. JMULE3 genomic DNA includes:
- the fmt gene encoding methionyl-tRNA formyltransferase; the protein is MTGGGPRVAFFGSPAFALPVLDAIRERFEVVLVVAQPDKPVGRGLKLTPPPVAARAAELGLPLAQPRKLRGNAAFEATLRESGADVAVTCAYGKILPLSVLNIPRYGFLNTHTSLLPAYRGSAPIQWALINGEAVTGTTIMQTDEGMDTGPVLLQEALPVAPDWTSLDLADALSAQASRLIVQALSNLDGLSPTPQDEAQATHAPMLVKADGFVRWGDTAAQIVNRSRGVAAWPQTTAFLGGARLKLGGLSVTTGSGQPGEVLGVSEGGLTVAAQEGAVLIRTVQPEARKAQPAHTWAHAAGIKPGTRLDIWEPTRE